The following proteins are co-located in the Synechococcus sp. PROS-U-1 genome:
- a CDS encoding DUF2518 family protein, giving the protein MAFDQLLLTAAPWLGWSGLGLGGLTAVAFLARWGIRFRLVGVSSFTLLLAVSCWAFGVSYTPPVVVDGAVRAPIVFDNGNDLVVAQVPADLAPSTVEATLEQLEGNLRGSGRSSRTVLVRLRGIQAEGDGLARPVILGEVSKTFR; this is encoded by the coding sequence ATGGCCTTTGATCAGCTGCTGCTTACCGCCGCTCCCTGGCTGGGATGGTCCGGTCTCGGACTTGGAGGGCTGACTGCTGTTGCCTTCCTTGCTCGTTGGGGCATCCGTTTTCGCCTGGTCGGCGTCAGCAGCTTCACGCTGCTGCTTGCTGTCAGCTGCTGGGCGTTTGGCGTGAGCTACACACCCCCCGTGGTGGTCGATGGTGCTGTGCGAGCACCGATCGTGTTTGACAACGGCAACGACCTGGTGGTGGCACAGGTCCCTGCCGACCTGGCTCCATCCACAGTCGAGGCCACCCTGGAGCAGTTGGAGGGGAATCTGCGCGGCTCCGGCCGTTCCAGCAGGACTGTTCTGGTGCGTTTGCGGGGCATCCAGGCGGAGGGTGACGGCTTGGCCCGTCCCGTCATCCTGGGAGAGGTCAGCAAGACCTTTCGTTGA
- a CDS encoding CocE/NonD family hydrolase, whose protein sequence is MSAETSGIFCRDAALTLADGVVLHSRLWHPSRGGPWPALLMRQPYGSRIASTVTYAHPTWWASHGFLVVIQDVRGQGASEGNFGGFGQEAADTTATHAWVRQLPECNGRLGTYGFSYQGLTQLTAAESTPAPECTAPAMTGLDERRHWSCEGGAHWWQLGLGWGLQLAALQAQRRGDVTAWLEIRRSLEDTTYLREGPALLERHDPDGMAWRWLQSDPNQPQQWTVHRPPVTWLQQPMLLIGGWWDPHLVGLLDLWCRSKAAGGQPSLHIGPASHLQWWPESQQLMLQFFQQHLQDQPPQEPRPTNQLWNITHHQWDCIPAPDATIPASWGLRSQGLACIDPREGALVAAGEGEGSVNIVHDPWRPVPAIGGHLGTPPGPVDRMAVDQRGDVATFTSAPLVAELLLSGQPVLQLNAQADQPGFDLCVSVSRLPAGANTIEQLSTGVLRIRGDEALTTAMRNVTLQPLQAALAPGDRLRVSVAAAAWPAIGVNPGHDAVPCGASSPEHRVVTLTLTLSDSTLQLNPFGSGRLRLD, encoded by the coding sequence ATGTCCGCTGAGACGAGCGGAATTTTCTGCCGAGATGCAGCGCTGACGCTTGCGGATGGCGTCGTGCTCCATTCGCGGCTGTGGCATCCCAGCCGGGGCGGTCCCTGGCCTGCTCTGCTGATGCGGCAGCCCTATGGAAGCCGCATCGCCTCAACGGTCACCTACGCCCACCCAACCTGGTGGGCGTCCCATGGCTTTCTGGTCGTTATTCAGGATGTGCGGGGTCAAGGGGCGTCGGAGGGCAACTTCGGTGGGTTTGGTCAGGAAGCAGCCGACACCACCGCCACCCACGCCTGGGTTCGCCAGCTTCCGGAGTGCAATGGGCGACTGGGGACCTACGGGTTTTCGTATCAGGGTTTAACCCAACTCACCGCCGCTGAATCCACGCCGGCACCGGAGTGCACAGCACCAGCGATGACCGGACTGGACGAACGTCGCCATTGGAGTTGTGAAGGAGGTGCCCACTGGTGGCAGCTTGGACTGGGCTGGGGGCTTCAGCTCGCCGCCCTTCAGGCCCAGCGACGCGGAGACGTGACCGCCTGGCTGGAGATCCGCAGAAGCCTGGAAGACACCACCTACCTGAGAGAAGGGCCTGCTCTGCTGGAACGCCATGACCCCGATGGCATGGCCTGGAGATGGTTGCAAAGTGACCCGAACCAGCCGCAGCAGTGGACTGTTCATCGCCCCCCTGTGACCTGGCTCCAACAACCGATGCTCTTAATCGGTGGATGGTGGGACCCGCATCTGGTGGGCCTGCTCGACCTCTGGTGTCGCAGCAAGGCCGCCGGTGGTCAGCCATCACTTCACATCGGACCCGCTTCGCACCTTCAGTGGTGGCCGGAGAGCCAGCAGCTGATGCTGCAGTTTTTCCAACAGCATTTGCAGGATCAACCACCGCAGGAGCCAAGGCCAACCAACCAGCTTTGGAACATCACGCACCATCAATGGGACTGCATTCCGGCACCAGACGCGACCATCCCTGCGTCATGGGGCCTGCGGAGCCAGGGACTGGCTTGCATCGATCCAAGGGAAGGAGCGCTCGTCGCTGCTGGGGAAGGAGAGGGAAGCGTGAACATCGTTCATGACCCCTGGCGACCGGTCCCGGCCATCGGTGGACACCTCGGAACACCCCCCGGCCCCGTGGACCGGATGGCCGTGGATCAACGCGGCGACGTCGCAACATTCACCTCAGCCCCCTTGGTGGCTGAGCTTCTGCTATCGGGGCAACCGGTACTGCAGCTCAACGCACAAGCGGACCAGCCCGGGTTTGATCTCTGCGTCAGCGTGTCGCGTCTGCCTGCGGGCGCCAACACCATCGAGCAACTGAGCACTGGCGTCCTACGCATTCGAGGTGACGAGGCTTTGACAACAGCCATGCGCAACGTGACCCTTCAGCCGCTTCAGGCCGCACTGGCACCAGGCGATCGACTGCGGGTCTCGGTCGCCGCAGCAGCCTGGCCCGCGATCGGCGTCAACCCTGGCCACGACGCCGTGCCCTGTGGGGCATCAAGCCCGGAGCACCGTGTGGTGACGCTGACACTGACGCTTAGTGACTCCACCCTGCAGCTGAACCCCTTTGGCTCCGGCAGACTGAGGCTCGACTGA
- a CDS encoding DUF4332 domain-containing protein: MPDFNDVIQELPQSFRREKQELDQAGINRWSTIRALTDLELSRLARSGQASARNLKRLRGMAELVCVLNLPPQDAALLMHAGIATPAALAACSPERLVRQTGRLERSLGTKRPAVVDLRVAGDWIRRARQLAN, translated from the coding sequence ATGCCGGACTTCAACGACGTGATTCAGGAGCTTCCCCAGTCGTTTCGCAGGGAGAAACAAGAGCTTGATCAAGCCGGAATCAATCGGTGGTCCACCATCCGTGCCTTAACGGATCTGGAGCTGAGCCGACTCGCCCGCAGCGGTCAGGCATCGGCCCGCAACCTCAAGCGGCTGCGTGGAATGGCGGAATTGGTCTGTGTGTTGAATCTGCCCCCCCAGGACGCCGCGCTGCTGATGCATGCCGGCATTGCCACGCCGGCTGCACTAGCCGCCTGCAGCCCCGAACGTCTCGTGCGCCAGACCGGCAGGCTTGAGCGCAGTCTCGGGACCAAAAGACCTGCTGTCGTGGATCTGCGGGTTGCCGGCGACTGGATCCGACGCGCCAGGCAACTCGCGAACTGA
- a CDS encoding DUF3887 domain-containing protein, protein MKLSAALLAIALSAPMGLISPAAAEELTRTELTPAQATAAAELLLEALKQRQGDVMHDALATPIQASVDVKTVQARLDQRVAIDATRIVRVIPGYNTTTIDAVVTTGSGDEGMLMVLDEDGKLLAWKWTDRIQPIETTALDFTRDLAAGRWIAARSKMSLQLQEDLAPGDLERKWTKLSKVAGGFRKVKDAVIAHQGGDQQLVLVSVAFGKATSNLFVIFDDRGRIINVDISRDFV, encoded by the coding sequence TTGAAGCTCTCCGCTGCCCTGCTGGCCATCGCTCTGTCAGCCCCCATGGGGTTGATCAGTCCCGCAGCAGCGGAGGAACTGACAAGGACTGAACTCACGCCGGCACAAGCGACAGCGGCTGCTGAACTCTTGCTGGAGGCCCTCAAGCAACGCCAGGGAGACGTCATGCACGACGCCCTGGCTACCCCGATTCAGGCCAGTGTTGATGTGAAGACCGTCCAGGCTCGCCTGGACCAACGCGTGGCCATCGATGCAACCCGCATCGTCAGGGTGATTCCTGGTTACAACACGACCACGATTGATGCTGTCGTGACCACCGGATCCGGTGACGAAGGCATGCTGATGGTGCTGGATGAGGACGGCAAGCTGCTCGCCTGGAAGTGGACCGACCGCATCCAGCCCATCGAAACAACGGCACTCGACTTCACCCGAGACCTTGCCGCAGGGCGTTGGATCGCAGCGCGATCCAAGATGTCCTTGCAGCTGCAGGAAGATCTGGCCCCGGGAGATCTCGAACGCAAGTGGACCAAGCTCAGCAAGGTGGCTGGTGGTTTTCGCAAGGTCAAAGACGCCGTGATCGCCCATCAAGGAGGGGATCAGCAGCTCGTGCTTGTGTCTGTTGCCTTCGGCAAGGCCACATCCAACCTGTTCGTGATCTTCGACGACCGCGGTCGAATCATCAACGTCGACATTTCCCGAGACTTCGTCTGA
- the glgB gene encoding 1,4-alpha-glucan branching protein GlgB codes for MGVAAVLDWMVQDGERLANCRHDHPFAVLGPQPSEQGWTVRMWMPDAQTVTLLVGGDEITMTTPNHPWVFEAQLGRDPGCSYRVRVERGGIVHEQHDPWAFRGEWMGEMDRHLFAEGNHHHIWQRMGAHLTERDGITGVMFCLWAPNALSVSVIGDLNSWDGRHHPMQQRLGGIWELFVPGLNEGHLYKYEIRTQDGHCYQKADPYGFQHEVRPDNSSVVARLNGYSWKDQGWMQKRDSSNALDQPISVYEMHLGSWIHASADEPWIQPDGTPRQPVPAADMKPGARLLTYAELADRLIPYVKERGFTHIEVMPITEHPFDGSWGYQVTGWYAPTSRYGTPDEFRAFVDRCHAEGIGVIIDWVPGHFPKDAHGLAFFDGAHLYEHSDPRIGEHKEWGTLIFNYSRNEVRNFLVANLIFWFEQFHIDGIRVDAVASMLYRDYLRPDGEWLPNENGGRENTEAVRFLQQANHVLFQHFPGALSIAEESTTWPMVTQPTDIGGLGFNLKWNMGWMHDMLDYFELDPWFRQFHQNNITFSIWYTYTENFMLALSHDEVVHGKSHLLHKMPGDDWQKYANTRALLAYMWTHPGKKTIFMGMEFGQRAEWNVWGDLEWDLLNYDPHKGIQRLVDDLNVLYKAEPALWRDDFDQFGFQWIDCNDNRHSVISFMRRESTSGTWLVVVANFTPQSHAQYRVGVPLAGFYQEIFNSDAAKYGGSNLGNMGGKPTDEWGIHGYENSLDLCLPPLSLMVFKHDPKRSLSSSDQDNTL; via the coding sequence ATGGGTGTCGCCGCAGTCCTCGACTGGATGGTGCAGGACGGCGAACGGTTGGCGAATTGTCGCCATGACCACCCGTTCGCGGTGCTCGGTCCCCAACCCTCAGAACAGGGTTGGACCGTGCGGATGTGGATGCCTGATGCCCAAACGGTCACCCTGCTGGTGGGGGGCGATGAGATCACCATGACCACCCCCAACCACCCCTGGGTGTTCGAGGCACAACTCGGCAGGGACCCTGGCTGCAGCTACCGGGTCCGAGTTGAGCGTGGCGGGATCGTTCATGAACAACACGATCCCTGGGCTTTCCGTGGTGAATGGATGGGCGAAATGGATCGCCACCTCTTCGCCGAAGGCAACCATCACCACATCTGGCAGAGGATGGGTGCCCATCTCACCGAGCGTGACGGGATCACCGGAGTGATGTTCTGCCTTTGGGCTCCCAACGCTCTGAGCGTTTCCGTGATCGGGGACCTCAATTCCTGGGACGGACGTCACCACCCCATGCAGCAGCGCCTTGGTGGCATCTGGGAACTGTTCGTTCCTGGACTGAATGAGGGGCATCTCTACAAATACGAAATCCGCACCCAGGACGGCCACTGCTACCAGAAAGCTGACCCCTACGGTTTCCAGCACGAAGTCCGCCCGGATAACAGCTCCGTGGTGGCCCGCCTGAACGGGTACAGCTGGAAAGACCAGGGATGGATGCAGAAGCGGGATAGCAGCAACGCTCTGGATCAGCCCATCTCGGTGTACGAAATGCACCTCGGCAGCTGGATCCACGCCTCAGCAGACGAACCCTGGATTCAACCCGACGGGACCCCGCGTCAACCAGTGCCTGCGGCGGACATGAAGCCCGGCGCACGGCTTCTCACCTACGCCGAGCTCGCTGACCGTCTGATCCCTTACGTCAAGGAAAGGGGATTCACCCACATCGAGGTGATGCCGATCACCGAGCACCCCTTCGATGGATCCTGGGGCTATCAGGTGACGGGTTGGTATGCCCCCACCAGCCGCTATGGAACGCCCGATGAATTCCGGGCTTTCGTGGATCGCTGCCACGCGGAAGGCATCGGGGTGATCATCGATTGGGTTCCTGGCCATTTCCCGAAGGATGCCCATGGACTGGCCTTCTTTGATGGCGCACACCTCTACGAACACAGTGATCCGCGGATCGGGGAACACAAGGAATGGGGAACCCTGATCTTCAATTACAGCCGGAACGAGGTTCGCAATTTCCTTGTTGCCAATCTCATCTTCTGGTTCGAGCAGTTCCACATCGATGGCATACGTGTGGATGCCGTGGCCTCAATGCTGTATCGCGATTACCTGCGCCCCGATGGTGAATGGCTCCCGAATGAAAACGGCGGCAGGGAAAACACAGAAGCGGTCCGTTTCCTGCAGCAGGCCAACCATGTGTTGTTCCAGCACTTCCCCGGAGCCCTCTCCATTGCGGAGGAATCAACAACGTGGCCGATGGTGACGCAACCAACGGACATAGGTGGACTCGGATTCAACCTCAAATGGAACATGGGTTGGATGCACGACATGCTCGATTACTTCGAGTTGGACCCGTGGTTCCGCCAGTTCCATCAGAACAACATCACGTTCTCGATCTGGTACACCTACACCGAGAACTTCATGCTGGCGCTCAGCCACGATGAAGTGGTGCATGGGAAAAGCCATCTCCTGCACAAAATGCCTGGAGATGACTGGCAGAAGTACGCCAACACAAGGGCCTTACTGGCGTACATGTGGACACACCCCGGCAAGAAGACGATCTTCATGGGGATGGAATTCGGTCAGCGGGCCGAATGGAATGTCTGGGGGGATCTCGAGTGGGACCTGCTCAACTACGACCCCCATAAAGGCATCCAGCGGCTGGTGGATGACCTCAATGTTCTCTACAAGGCTGAACCGGCCCTGTGGCGTGACGACTTCGACCAGTTCGGCTTCCAGTGGATCGACTGCAATGACAACCGTCACTCCGTGATCAGCTTCATGCGCCGGGAAAGCACAAGCGGCACCTGGCTCGTGGTTGTGGCGAACTTCACCCCCCAAAGCCATGCCCAGTACCGCGTGGGCGTTCCTCTCGCCGGCTTCTACCAGGAGATCTTCAATTCCGATGCGGCCAAATACGGCGGCAGCAACCTCGGCAACATGGGGGGCAAACCGACGGATGAGTGGGGCATCCACGGCTATGAGAACTCCCTTGATCTCTGCCTGCCGCCGCTGAGCCTGATGGTGTTCAAGCACGACCCGAAACGCAGCCTGAGCAGCAGCGACCAGGACAACACCCTGTGA
- the hemE gene encoding uroporphyrinogen decarboxylase codes for MSDSLPLLLRAARGESVERPPVWMMRQAGRYMKIYRDLRDKYPSFRERSENPDLSYEISMQPYHAFKPDGVILFSDILTPLPGIGIDFDIIESKGPQIGDPIRSMAQVDALRPLNPAESMPFVGEVLGRLRQSVGNEAAVLGFVGAPWTLAAYVVEGKSSKNYAVIKAMAFREPDILHKLLDHFAESIANYLRYQIDSGAQVVQMFDSWAGQLSPADYDTFAAPYQKKVVDLVKQTHPDTPFILYISGSAGVLERMANTGVDIISLDWTVDMAEALARLPEHIGVQGNVDPGLLFGTPDAIQARIDDCVRKARGRKHILNLGHGILPGTPEENGEAFFRAGKSVMDRLGAVV; via the coding sequence ATGAGCGACTCTTTACCCCTGCTCCTGCGTGCTGCGCGCGGTGAATCGGTGGAGCGTCCTCCGGTGTGGATGATGCGCCAGGCCGGTCGCTACATGAAGATCTATCGGGACCTGCGGGACAAGTACCCCAGCTTTCGAGAGCGTTCCGAAAACCCTGATCTCTCCTACGAGATCTCCATGCAGCCGTATCACGCCTTCAAGCCCGACGGCGTGATCCTGTTCTCCGACATCCTCACGCCCCTGCCTGGGATAGGGATTGACTTCGACATCATTGAGAGCAAGGGCCCTCAGATTGGCGATCCAATCCGGAGCATGGCTCAAGTTGACGCCCTGCGCCCGCTGAACCCAGCGGAGTCGATGCCCTTCGTGGGAGAAGTGCTGGGTCGTCTCCGCCAAAGCGTCGGGAACGAGGCGGCTGTTCTTGGTTTCGTCGGTGCCCCCTGGACCCTCGCCGCCTATGTGGTGGAGGGCAAGAGCAGCAAGAACTATGCGGTGATCAAGGCCATGGCCTTCCGCGAACCCGACATCCTTCACAAGTTGCTCGACCACTTCGCTGAGTCGATTGCCAATTACCTGCGTTACCAGATTGATTCCGGTGCCCAGGTGGTGCAGATGTTTGATTCCTGGGCTGGCCAGCTGAGTCCTGCGGACTACGACACCTTTGCTGCGCCTTATCAGAAAAAAGTGGTGGATCTGGTCAAGCAGACGCACCCTGATACTCCCTTCATCCTTTACATCTCCGGTAGCGCCGGTGTGCTCGAGCGGATGGCCAACACCGGCGTCGATATCATTTCGCTGGATTGGACGGTGGACATGGCCGAAGCCCTGGCCCGCTTGCCGGAGCACATCGGTGTGCAGGGCAATGTGGACCCCGGCCTGCTGTTCGGCACCCCGGATGCGATCCAAGCTCGCATCGATGACTGCGTCCGCAAGGCCCGCGGTCGCAAGCACATCCTCAACCTGGGCCATGGAATTCTGCCTGGAACTCCCGAGGAAAACGGTGAAGCCTTCTTCCGCGCCGGCAAGAGCGTGATGGACCGTCTCGGGGCTGTCGTTTGA